TAGATAGAACGAACCGCGGGAGGAAACGGATTTCGAGGAAATGGATTCGGATGGAGAACGATATTCGATGTTCGCCTAATTATCCAAGATATTGGCGCTTTGAATCGCTCGTTTCTAAAGGACAATGTGAATGAAGAAGCGTCCCCTAGATGAACGTAAGGAGACAATCATGGCGCAAAAAATGCAACTCGATATTCAGGGGATGAGTTGTGCGAACTGCTCGGGGACGGTCACCGAGACACTCGAATCGCTCGACGGCGTGCAGGAGGCGAACGTCAACTTCGCCACCGACGAAGGCACCGTCGAGTACGATTCGGAAGCCGTCTCGCTGGCCGAAATCTACGCGGCCGTCGAGGACGCTGGCTACGACCCGGTTCGCGCGACGACGACGATAGGTATCACCGACATGTCCTGCGCGAACTGTTCGGAATCGGTGGAGACGGCGCTGAAATCGGTTCCCGGCGTCATCAGCGCCGACGCCAACTTCGCCACCGACGAGGCGAGCGTCGAGTACAACCCCGCCGAGGCGACCGTTTCAGATTTCTATGCGGCCATCGAGGATGCGGGATACGCGCCGGTTCAAGAAGAAGGACAGGTCAGAGGTGCCGATGGCGAGAGTGGAAGCAGGGGCGAAAGCCAAACTGGCAACGGGAATGCGGGCGACGCGCGCCAGGCGGCGCGCGACGCCGAGATTCGAAAGCAGTTTCGACTGACGCTGTTCGGGGCCGTGCTCGCGGTTCCGCTCGTCGCGTTCATGTTCGAACACCTGTTCTTCCCGGAACTACTGGGAGAGACGCTGTTCGGCGTCGATATTCAGGTCGTCCAGTTCCTACTGGCGACCCCCGTCCAGATTCTGCTCGGCAAGGAGTTCTACGAGAACTCCTACAAAGCCCTCGTGAAAAATCGGACGGCGAACATGGACGTGCTCATCGCGTTGGGTTCGACCACGGCCTACCTCTACAGCGTGGCCGTCATGCTCGCGCTCATCCCCGGCGGCACCTACTTCGACAGCGCGGTGCTCATCCTCGTGTTCATCACGATGGGCAACTGGTTGGAAGCGCGCTCGAAGGGGAGGGCCAGCGACGCCCTCCGCGAACTGCTCGAACTGGAAGCCGACACCGCAGTAGTCGTCGAGGACGGCGAAGAGCGCGAAATCCCATTGGACGAAGTCGAAGTCGGCGACCGACTCCGCGTTCGGCCCGGCGAGAAAATTCCGACCGACGGCGTCGTCGTGGACGGCGAGAGCGCGGTTGACGAGTCGATGGTGACCGGCGAATCGGTGCCGGTCGAGAAAGAAGAAGGCGACGAAGTCATCGGCGCGACCATCAACGAAAACGGGGTACTCACGGTTCGCGCGACGAAGATCGGGGGCGAAACCGCTCTCCAACAAATCGTACAGATGGTAAAGGAGGCCCAAGCCCGCCAACCAGAAATCCAGAACCTCGCGGACAGAATCAGCGCCTATTTCGTTCCGGCGGTCATCGCCAACGCGCTGTTTTGGGGCGTGGTCTGGTATCTCTTCCCCGAAGTCCTCGCCGGATTCGTGAACGCACTTCCACTGTGGAGTCCGGTCGCGGGCGGGCCGGAAGTCGCAGGGGGAAGCGTCTCGGGATTCGAGTTCGCCGTCGTCGTCTTCGCCAGCGCGGTGCTCATCGCCTGCCCCTGTGCGTTGGGGCTTGCGACCCCGACGGCCACGATGGTCGGCACCGCAATCGGCGCGCGAACGGGCGTCCTGTTCAAAGGCGGCGACGTGCTTGAGCGCGTTCGGGACACCGACACCGTCGTCTTCGACAAAACCGGCACCCTCACCGAGGGCGAGATGCATCTGACCGACGTTGTCGCTCTCGAACCGACGACTGACGGCGGAATCGAAACGCTGGCAGACGAACTCGAACCGGAGGACGAACTCACGGAGGAGTTCGTCCTCGCCGCGGCGGCCAGCGCGGAACACGGAAGCGAGCACCCGCTCGCGCAAGCAATCGTCGAGGGCGCGCGAGAACGCGGCATCGACGTGGAAGAGCCGAGTTCGTTCGAAAACGTGCCGGGCCACGGAGTTCGCGCGAAGACGAATCACGGCGAGGTGATCGTCGGCAACCGAAAACTCGTGCGCGACGAGGGAATCGACCCGAGTCCCGCGAGCGACGTGATGGAACGTCTCGAACGCGAGGGGAAGACGGCCATGCTCGTCGCCGTGGACGGCTACCTCGTCGGCGTCGTCGCGGACGCCGATGAGGTGAAAGAGAGCGCGAAAGAAGCCGTGAGCGACCTCAAATCTCGCGGCTTGGACGTTCTCATGCTCACGGGCGACAACGAGCGAACCGCCGAAGCAGTGGCCGAACAGGTCGGCATCGACCCCGAAAACGTCCGCGCGGAAGTCCTTCCGGACGAGAAGGCGGACGTTGTCGAGGACGTACAGTCTGGCGGCAAACGGGCGATGATGGTCGGTGACGGGGTGAACGACGCGCCAGCACTCGCTTCCGCATACGTCGGAACCGCCATCGGGAGCGGAACCGACGTCGCAATCGAGGCCGCGGACGTGACGCTCATGCGGGACGACCCGCGGGACGTGGTGAAGGCCATCCGAATCTCTGCGGGAACCCTCTCGAAAATCAAGCAGAACCTCTTCTGGGCGCTTGGCTACAACACGGCGATGATTCCGTTGGCCTCGCTCGGACTCCTGCAACCTGCGCTCGCGGCGGCCGCGATGGCCTTCTCCAGCGTGAGCGTGCTGGGCAACAGCCTGTTGTTCAGACGATACGAACCCGACCACGATTACGAACTCTTCGGCCTCCGTCGCTGAACAGCGGAAATGGCGGGGTTAGTCCCCGCACCGTCTCCGGATTTTCGGTGATTCTCGCGGAATGAAAACGATGCCAGTAGTCGAACCAATTATGTATCGACGCGCGGAAGATGGAATCGAATGGTGCGGGATTTGGCAGACGACGCGCCCGAGTTGCAGGACGTACTCGCCGCCCTCGACGACCCCGCTTGCCGACGAATAATTATGGAGTTAAACGACCCGCAGACCGCGCGCGAACTCGCCGAGAAAACCGACATCCCGCTCTCGACGCTCTACCGAAAGCTCGATTTGCTCACTGCGGCATCGCTCGTTAGGGAGTTAACCGAAATCCGCGAAGACGGCCATCACACGTCCAGATACCAACTCGCCGTTGAATCGGTGAACATTGCTCTGACCGACGACTGTGAGTTCGACGTGACGATAGAGCGCCCGCCGCGAACGACCGACGAGCGACTCGAACGACTGTGGTCGGAGGTACGAAAAGAAACATGAACGTCTCACCAATCGTCATCGTGCTCAAAACGCTCACGCTCGCCCTCGGAGGGGTGATAACGTACTTCGCGTTCAAAGCGTACCGTCGAACCGGATCCAAAGCACTTCGATTGCTGGCAATCGGGTTCGGCATCGTCACCCTCGGCGCGTTCCTCGCCGGAATCGCCGACCAAGCGTTCCAAATCGACCGCGACCTCGTTCTGGTCATCGAGAGCGCGCTCACCGCGATTGGCTTCGCCGCGATTGCGTACTCGCTGTACGCCGAGTGATTGCGTGAGTAAATATGCGAGCGAGTATTCCTATCTTCCCTTCCTTGCGCTTTGGAGAACCCACACTGTAAGCTGGGTGAAAGCTTATCCGACCGCAAAGTAAGATAGAAGCAATGAACGAACTCCGCGGCGCTGACGGGCCACCTGCGGAGCGATTCGACGGGCACGTTCGAAACGCACTCGAACTAGTTCTAGATGATTTGCTCGGCGAAACCGAAACGACCCCGAGTGCGGCGTTCGACGCCGCGCTCGTCGGCGTATTTCGCGCACTCGTTTCGAAATTTGCGGCGGAGCGAGGACGCG
The nucleotide sequence above comes from Haladaptatus cibarius D43. Encoded proteins:
- a CDS encoding heavy metal translocating P-type ATPase, producing the protein MAQKMQLDIQGMSCANCSGTVTETLESLDGVQEANVNFATDEGTVEYDSEAVSLAEIYAAVEDAGYDPVRATTTIGITDMSCANCSESVETALKSVPGVISADANFATDEASVEYNPAEATVSDFYAAIEDAGYAPVQEEGQVRGADGESGSRGESQTGNGNAGDARQAARDAEIRKQFRLTLFGAVLAVPLVAFMFEHLFFPELLGETLFGVDIQVVQFLLATPVQILLGKEFYENSYKALVKNRTANMDVLIALGSTTAYLYSVAVMLALIPGGTYFDSAVLILVFITMGNWLEARSKGRASDALRELLELEADTAVVVEDGEEREIPLDEVEVGDRLRVRPGEKIPTDGVVVDGESAVDESMVTGESVPVEKEEGDEVIGATINENGVLTVRATKIGGETALQQIVQMVKEAQARQPEIQNLADRISAYFVPAVIANALFWGVVWYLFPEVLAGFVNALPLWSPVAGGPEVAGGSVSGFEFAVVVFASAVLIACPCALGLATPTATMVGTAIGARTGVLFKGGDVLERVRDTDTVVFDKTGTLTEGEMHLTDVVALEPTTDGGIETLADELEPEDELTEEFVLAAAASAEHGSEHPLAQAIVEGARERGIDVEEPSSFENVPGHGVRAKTNHGEVIVGNRKLVRDEGIDPSPASDVMERLEREGKTAMLVAVDGYLVGVVADADEVKESAKEAVSDLKSRGLDVLMLTGDNERTAEAVAEQVGIDPENVRAEVLPDEKADVVEDVQSGGKRAMMVGDGVNDAPALASAYVGTAIGSGTDVAIEAADVTLMRDDPRDVVKAIRISAGTLSKIKQNLFWALGYNTAMIPLASLGLLQPALAAAAMAFSSVSVLGNSLLFRRYEPDHDYELFGLRR
- a CDS encoding winged helix-turn-helix domain-containing protein; this encodes MVRDLADDAPELQDVLAALDDPACRRIIMELNDPQTARELAEKTDIPLSTLYRKLDLLTAASLVRELTEIREDGHHTSRYQLAVESVNIALTDDCEFDVTIERPPRTTDERLERLWSEVRKET
- a CDS encoding DUF7521 family protein, producing MNVSPIVIVLKTLTLALGGVITYFAFKAYRRTGSKALRLLAIGFGIVTLGAFLAGIADQAFQIDRDLVLVIESALTAIGFAAIAYSLYAE